One Flavobacterium sp. 90 DNA segment encodes these proteins:
- the tilS gene encoding tRNA lysidine(34) synthetase TilS yields MFSKFQNHISSRFPFLENKKLFLAVSGGLDSMVLLHLLQQLPYEIAVLHCNFQLRGLESFGDQSFIQNYCDQNEIPVFVTQFDTEAFAKDYKLSTQVAARELRYSWFYELLETENFDYILTAHHADDNLETFIINLTRGTGLDGLIGIPEENDRLIRSLLPFSRDEILKYAQENNIDWREDSSNASNKYLRNKIRHDLVPMLKEINPNFLNAFQKTQSYLQESQIMVEDASIMIYQQVASEVGDDIHFDLNQLKKLPNYKSYLYQWLNEFGFLAWNDIYDLVDSQSGKQVISAEFRLLKNRDTLILSPISEISEKEEFEIQESDQDVNFPLKLRLCQVDDITIDSNKAIFVDAEKIQFPLILRKWNEGDVFHPFGMQGKSKKVSKLFKDEKLSLIEKEKIWILCSDNQIVWVIGIRQDERFKIENTTNRILKIELQS; encoded by the coding sequence ATGTTTTCAAAATTTCAAAATCACATCTCGTCCAGATTTCCATTTTTGGAAAATAAAAAACTATTTCTAGCAGTTAGCGGCGGATTAGACAGTATGGTTTTATTGCATTTATTACAGCAATTACCGTATGAAATTGCCGTTTTGCATTGTAATTTTCAATTGCGCGGATTAGAAAGTTTTGGCGATCAGAGTTTTATTCAGAATTATTGTGATCAAAATGAAATTCCTGTTTTTGTTACACAATTTGATACCGAAGCTTTTGCAAAAGACTATAAATTATCGACTCAGGTTGCAGCACGCGAGTTGCGATACAGTTGGTTTTATGAACTTCTGGAAACTGAGAATTTCGACTATATTTTAACAGCGCATCATGCCGATGATAATCTCGAAACTTTTATAATTAATCTAACGCGAGGAACGGGATTAGACGGATTAATTGGAATTCCGGAAGAAAATGACCGACTTATTCGTTCGCTTTTGCCATTTTCCAGAGACGAAATCCTGAAATATGCGCAGGAAAATAATATCGACTGGCGAGAAGACAGCAGCAATGCGTCCAATAAATATCTTCGGAATAAAATTCGACATGATTTAGTTCCGATGTTAAAAGAAATCAATCCCAACTTTTTGAATGCTTTTCAAAAAACACAATCTTATTTGCAGGAATCTCAAATAATGGTTGAAGATGCGTCTATTATGATTTATCAACAGGTGGCAAGTGAAGTTGGTGATGATATACATTTTGATCTAAATCAACTAAAAAAACTACCCAATTATAAATCCTATTTGTATCAATGGCTGAATGAATTTGGCTTTTTGGCTTGGAATGATATTTATGATTTGGTAGATAGTCAATCAGGAAAGCAAGTAATTTCGGCTGAATTTAGATTGTTGAAAAACAGAGATACGTTGATTTTGAGTCCAATTTCTGAAATCTCAGAGAAAGAAGAATTTGAAATTCAGGAAAGTGACCAAGACGTTAATTTTCCCTTAAAATTAAGGCTTTGTCAAGTAGACGACATTACTATAGATTCAAATAAAGCTATATTTGTGGACGCTGAAAAAATCCAATTCCCTTTGATTTTGCGTAAATGGAATGAAGGGGATGTTTTTCATCCTTTTGGAATGCAGGGAAAGTCTAAAAAAGTAAGTAAGCTTTTTAAAGATGAGAAATTATCACTGATTGAAAAAGAAAAAATATGGATTTTGTGTTCTGATAATCAAATTGTTTGGGTTATTGGAATCAGACAGGACGAACGCTTTAAAATTGAGAATACCACAAATAGAATACTTAAAATTGAATTACAATCATGA